CCATGTCATGTAAACCAAGTGCCTCTGGGCTAAATGGCATTCTACTGTTCCCCCATGAACAAGGGGAATGGAAGGTTTGATCCTGTTCAGGTGTGTGAATTGTATTTATCTGACAATAAAACATAATGTAACCTTTTgttggtatttttttaattatttggatGCTTGAAAGAGTAATAGTCTCTTTAATATTGGTCTTCTTGGGACTGGGGCTCAAGAacatattttttcttgtttccttCTTTGGTGTTTCCATTTTCTCCTACCTTAATTGTCTAAACTTGTGGAATACATTACttatccaaagaaaaaaaaaatgtgaaatataAAATCAGGATATCCAGGAGGCTGATTTGCCGGAGTCTTTTGTTAGAGGTCTTTCAACTGCACATATTCCTGGGAGGGCTCAGTTTGTCTATGATACCTATCCCGAATCCAATAATTCATTAGAAGTGTTTGAAAATTCTTTTGGAGATCTGACCTTCTACTTGGATGGAGCTCACAGTACTGAAAGCATGGAGGCTTGTGCCAAGTGGTTCTCTAGTGCTGTGAAAGGAAACCAGATATCATCTGCTTCTTCATTTAAGCTAAAAAATCTAGAGGGAGTTTGGGGAAATGGTCACATCCGACATGGAAGTGGGAGCATGGAGGAGTCTAACAAACTAATAAAGCAGGTAAAAATCCATGATAAACAGCCAGGTGTAGTTTCAGAGTTTATGTTTAGAGGTGTCTCTTGATAACTTATGGTGATCCAGTTATGATagcttatatatttattgatgGATGCTTTTCTCCAATTTCAAATAGATTGTAAATGTGTTTATACCATAGATTCTTTTGTTCAATTGCATGGACGTGAGACACCCACATATTTTGCTTCCACGGCTTG
The DNA window shown above is from Quercus lobata isolate SW786 chromosome 7, ValleyOak3.0 Primary Assembly, whole genome shotgun sequence and carries:
- the LOC115952742 gene encoding folylpolyglutamate synthase-like translates to MAFYCSPMNKGNGRFDPVQDIQEADLPESFVRGLSTAHIPGRAQFVYDTYPESNNSLEVFENSFGDLTFYLDGAHSTESMEACAKWFSSAVKGNQISSASSFKLKNLEGVWGNGHIRHGSGSMEESNKLIKQILLFNCMDVRHPHILLPRLVSTCASGTHFAKAFFVPSMSTYSKVTPGATIPSDICGRDLYWQFNLQMLWEKIIHGKEVDTLRDKGAKMDNAKILPHEFLYEDASRCSPADNYFACSAVMPSLPLTIKWLRDCVKQNPSLKVLVLVTGSLHLVGDVLKLLKR